One genomic segment of Oncorhynchus nerka isolate Pitt River linkage group LG16, Oner_Uvic_2.0, whole genome shotgun sequence includes these proteins:
- the LOC115144204 gene encoding hemoglobin subunit alpha-2-like, producing MSLSAKEKVIVKDFFAKVSSRSDEIGAEALARLIVVYPQTKSYFAHWKDLSPNGAPVRKHGITVMGGVYEAVSKIDDLAGGLLNLSELHAFVLRVDPVNFKILSHCIMVVLSMLFAEEFTPQIHVAVDKFLALVALALAEKYR from the exons ATGAGCCTGTCAGCGAAGGAAAAAGTAATCGTCAAGGACTTCTTTGCGAAAGTCTCCAGCAGGTCGGACGAGATCGGCGCCGAGGCTCTCGCCAG GTTGATCGTGGTGTACCCCCAGACCAAGTCTTACTTCGCCCACTGGAAGGACCTGAGCCCCAACGGCGCTCCGGTTAGGAAGCACGGCATCACGGTCATGGGTGGCGTTTACGAGGCGGTGAGCAAGATCGATGACCTGGCCGGTGGTCTTCTGAACCTGAGCGAGCTGCACGCCTTCGTTCTTAGAGTTGACCCTGTCAACTTCAAG ATTCTGTCCCACTGCATCATGGTGGTCTTGTCCATGCTGTTCGCGGAGGAATTCACCCCTCAGATCCATGTTGCGGTGGACAAGTTCCTGGCGCTGGTGGCCCTGGCTCTGGCCGAGAAGTACCGCTAA
- the aqp8a.2 gene encoding aquaporin-8a.2 has translation MGVEKMELDEGHSTLMSDTKKPPPVRPPNTFERIIQPCLAEVVGTMFFVFIGCVSVIENVESAGRVQPALVHGLAVAVMVACMDQISGSHFNPPFTIAIYLCGGMKLFMVVPYLISQLLGGVLGAAMSKMMTSKENYANATGAAFTILQSEDQLAGAIFGEIAMTCLVTMVVLLGAVNAKSKSPMVPFLVGCTVIINILAGGDVSGTCLNPARALGPAVMANYWTYHWVYWAGPIAGGLLAAGLVRLVLGDEKTRVIMK, from the exons ATGGGAGTTGAGAAAATGGAGCTGGATGAGGGACACTCGACTCTGATGAGTGACACCAAGAAGCCTCCCCCGGTTCGGCCTCCCAACACGTTTGAGCGCATCATCCAACCCTGCCTGGCAGAGGTGGTGGGAACCATGTTCTTTGTCTTCATTGGGTGTGTGTCGGTCATTGAGAACGTTGAGTCTGCAGGCAGGGTACAGCCGGCGCTGGTCCATGGCCTGGCTGTGGCTGTCATGGTGGCATGCATGGATCAGATCAG TGGATCCCATTTCAACCCTCCCTTCACCATTGCCATCTACCTGTGTGGCGGCATGAAACTGTTCATGGTTGTCCCATACCTTATCAGCCAGTTATTAGGGGGGGTGCTGGGAGCTGCCATGTCAAAG ATGATGACATCAAAGGAGAACTATGCCAACGCCACCGGAGCGGCGTTTACTATCCTCCAATCAGAGGACCAGCTGGCGGGAGCCATATTTGGAGAGATCGCCATGACGTGCCTGGTTACCATGGTAGTATTGCTAGGGGCGGTCAATGCAAAGAGCAAAAGCCCAATGGTGCCTTTCCTGGTAGGCTGTACTGTCATCATCAACATTCTGGCAGG GGGGGATGTGTCTGGGACCTGTCTGAACCCAGCCAGGGCTCTTGGGCCAGCGGTAATGGCCAACTACTGGACCTACCATTGGGTTTACTGGGCTGGTCCTATCGCAGGAGGTCTACTGGCAGCAGGACTAGTGAG ACTTGTGCTTGGAGATGAGAAGACACGAGTCATCATGAAGTGA
- the LOC115144202 gene encoding aquaporin-8-like, with translation MSVKESKTELFTVAGTDTVESGPGSEVFNSRKIVTTFERYIQPCLAEVVGCALFIFVGCGSVIENAGVPGSLQPALAHGLALVIVIAVLGEISGGHFNPAVSVSVCISGGLDVILLGPYILSQMVGGMIGAGLAKAASSTISYASAAGGVFNVVKTSGAIGSATVAEIVMTLFLSLVVCMGAVNGRTRTPLAPLCIGLTVTANILAGGSASGGCMNPARAFGPAVVANYWEYHWIYWLGPMAGALITGSLVRLLLGDQKTRLVLK, from the exons ATGTCCGTGAAAGAGTCAAAGACAGAGCTCTTCACCGTGGCTGGGACTGACACTGTGGAGTCAGGGCCAGGTTCAGAGGTTTTCAACTCCAGAAAGATAGTTACCACCTTTGAGAGATATATCCAACCGTGCTTGGCTGAGGTGGTGGGATGCGCCCTTTTCATCTTCGTGGGATGCGGGTCTGTTATTGAGAACGCCGGCGTTCCGGGGAGCCTCCAGCCTGCTCTGGCTCATGGGCTGGCGCTGGTGATTGTTATCGCTGTGCTGGGAGAGATCAG CGGTGGCCACTTCAACCCagctgtgtctgtgagtgtgtgcattAGTGGAGGACTGGACGTAATCCTACTGGGGCCATATATACTCTCCCAGATGGTGGGGGGAATGATTGGGGCTGGCTTGGCAAAG GCAGCATCCTCCACCATCAGCTATGCCAGTGCAGCAGGGGGAGTGTTCAACGTGGTTAAAACCAGTGGAGCGATCGGCAGTGCCACCGTAGCAGAGATAGTCATGACCCTCTTCCTGTCCCTAGTGGTCTGTATGGGGGCTGTGAACGGCAGGACCCGTACACCACTGGCCCCACTCTGCATCGGGCTCACTGTGACTGCTAACATACTGGCTGG AGGGTCAGCATCTGGAGGGTGTATGAACCCAGCTCGGGCGTTTGGCCCTGCAGTGGTAGCTAACTACTGGGAGTACCACTGGATCTACTGGTTGGGACCGATGGCAGGGGCCCTTATCACTGGCAGCTTGGTCAG GTTGTTGTTGGGAGACCAGAAAACTCGTCTTGTTCTGAAGTGA